One Vigna unguiculata cultivar IT97K-499-35 chromosome 7, ASM411807v1, whole genome shotgun sequence genomic region harbors:
- the LOC114191272 gene encoding F-box protein At2g35280-like, whose product MTTSELVKKTQCKKRQRDDSNEFAHSVPVEELVQRDNKRQHTEHEKSTLIPIKSLPSDLLINVVARVSSESCIDHYNMKVCCKDFFHASKDNYMWQQVSLRNVPLNLWFCKERVSMFDSFLQSCKEGGNIEVLYREGLQEIVRYAGNIGKGIEDLKIAAEKGHLEAKYVYGLILLCSEDDDLRKEGVEYMRFLRNAKCVVSCRNKVVASLGNIWRRPYETLVRNPIPLCYNRRCNG is encoded by the coding sequence ATGACTACTTCAGAATTGGTGAAGAAGACACAGTGCAAAAAGAGACAACGTGATGATAGTAATGAGTTTGCCCATTCAGTTCCGGTGGAAGAATTAGTTCAGAGAGATAACAAGAGGCAACACACTGAACATGAAAAGTCTACTTTGATTCCAATAAAATCACTTCCCTCAGACTTGTTGATCAATGTGGTTGCAAGGGTAAGCTCTGAATCTTGCATTGATCATTACAACATGAAAGTATGTTGTAAAGATTTTTTCCATGCTTCAAAAGACAACTACATGTGGCAACAAGTTTCTTTAAGAAATGTCCCATTGAATTTGTGGTTTTGTAAAGAAAGAGTATCAATGTTTGATTCTTTCCTCCAAAGCTGTAAGGAAGGTGGAAATATTGAAGTTTTGTATAGGGAGGGACTGCAAGAAATAGTTAGATATGCAGGAAACATTGGAAAGGGCATTGAAGATTTGAAGATTGCTGCAGAGAAGGGTCACCTAGAAGCAAAATATGTATATGGATTGATTTTATTATGCTCAGAAGATGATGATTTAAGAAAAGAAGGAGTTGAGTATATGCGATTCTTGAGGAATGCCAAGTGTGTTGTAAGTTGCAGAAACAAGGTAGTAGCTTCATTGGGTAACATATGGAGAAGACCTTATGAAACATTGGTGCGCAATCCAATCCCTTTATGTTATAATAGGCGATGCAATGGATGA
- the LOC114191273 gene encoding LOW QUALITY PROTEIN: uncharacterized protein LOC114191273 (The sequence of the model RefSeq protein was modified relative to this genomic sequence to represent the inferred CDS: substituted 2 bases at 2 genomic stop codons), whose amino-acid sequence MEIHRGPIIDEVQQYLDARWICAPEALWKIFIFTIYRMNPAVERLQIHLLNQQQVRFYKHQTINDVLNDDNNSKTMLTQFLPSIKEIPNLEHFCIGKFQSIIVGIIDIRNGDKFFLRVLLSHIRGPTSWEYLLSPNETYCHTFKKAAEKWGFLESDNSIHECLVEASTLQMPYALRRLFVTILLFCEPTDVRSLWNQFDTYMLEDYTSTNTFVNENLIPMLLRDLNDLLIQHGKTIKDFDLPPLSYDALATTSVPRIIQEELSIQILNEDVDNVHRLNHDQLIAFNTILDVINRNQSQAFFMDGPGRTDKTFLYRTLIAHCRSNGQIILATASFGIAATLLLGGRTAHSRFKIPINVEVGSFCSISKQSDLAKLIKIANAIIWDEAPMINIYVLEALDRTLKDILDSDAPFGEKVIILGGDFRQVLPVVQKGTKAQMISACIINSHLWSNTKILHLQQNMRSLQDHNFAEYLMRIGNDIEPTQVDDMVKIPXQLAISXEGETSIQHLIHQTFPQLQFHTCYSPDLSLPKSEYLSFDRELYSNNITGKIPIELGSLTNLVSLDLYSNKITGLIPEELGNLKKLCFLYEMLSLITGLDY is encoded by the exons ATGGAGATTCATAGAGGACCAATTATAGATGAAGTCCAACAATATCTCGATGCTAGATGGATTTGTGCTCCCGAGGCTTTATGGAAAATCTTCATATTTACAATCTATCGAATGAATCCAGCTGTTGAAAGATTGCAAATTCATTTACTAAATCAACAACAAGTGCGATTTTATAAGCACCAAACCATCAATGACGTGTTGAATGATGATAACAACTCCAAAACAATGCTCACACAATTTTTGCCCTCAATCAAAGAGATCCCTAATCTAGAACATTTTTGTATCGGGAAATTCCAAAGCATTATTGTTGGAATAATAGACATAAGGAATG GAGATAAGTTCTTCTTGCGGGTTTTGCTTTCTCACATAAGAGGACCAACTAGTTGGGAATATCTATTATCACCAAATGAAACATATTGTCACACATTCAAAAAGGCGGCTGAGAAATGGGGATTTTTAGAAAGTGACAATAGTATTCATGAATGCTTagttgaagcatcaactttaCAAATGCCATATGCTTTACGAAGACTATTTGTGACCATATTACTTTTTTGTGAACCAACTGATGTTAGAAGCCTTTGGAATCAGTTCGACACCTATATGCTAGAAGATTATACTTCAACCAACACTTTTGTCAATGAGAACTTGATTCCTATGTTATTGAGGGATTTAAATGACCTTTTAATTCAGCATGGTAAAACAATCAAGGATTTTGATTTGCCACCTTTATCTTATGATGCATTGGCAACTACTTCAGTACCAAGAATTATACAAGAAGAATTATCAATACAGATACTTAATGAAGATGTTGACAATGTACACAGATTAAATCATGACCAACTCATTGCCTTCAATACCATTTTAGATGTAATCAACCGTAATCAAAGTCAAGCCTTTTTTATGGATGGACCAGGCAGAACCGATAAAACATTTCTTTATCGTACTTTAATTGCACATTGTAGGAGCAACGGTCAAATTATTTTAGCTACAGCCTCCTTTGGTATAGCAGCAACATTATTACTGGGTGGTAGAACTGCACATTCTCGATTTAAAATACCTATCAATGTCGAGGTCGGTTCGTTTTGTTCTATAAGTAAACAATCAGATCTtgcaaaactaataaaaatagcaaATGCAATTATTTGGGATGAAGCACCCATGATTAACATATATGTTTTGGAGGCACTAGATCGGACATTAAAGGATATTCTAGATTCTGATGCTCCATTTGGAGAGAAAGTGATCATATTAGGAGGTGATTTTCGTCAGGTACTACCAGTTGTTCAAAAAGGTACAAAAGCACAAATGATTTCTGCCTGTATTATTAACTCTCATTTATGGAgtaacacaaaaatattacatttacaACAAAACATGAGATCATTACAAGATCACAACTTTGCTGAATATCTCATGCGCATTGGAAATGATATTGAACCAACACAAGTTGATGACATGGTAAAAATACCCTAACAACTAGCAATATCATAGGAAGGAGAAACCTCAATACAACACCTCATACACCAAACTTTTCCTCAGTTACAATTTCATACATG TTATTCACCGGATCTTTCTCTGCCCAAATCTGAATATCTTTCTTTTGACAGGGAActttatagtaataatataacTGGGAAAATCCCAATTGAGCTTGGGAGTTTGACAAACTTGGTGAGCTTGGATCTTTACTCGAACAAAATTACTGGTCTCATTCCAGAAGAATTAGGCAACCTTAAAAAACTATGTTTCCTGTATGAAATGCTTTCCTTGATTACTGGTCTTGATTACTAG